The genomic segment CCTGCTGGTAGCCTTTTTTTGCCAGTGGTCAGGCACTTCCGATGCCATCATTAAATCTGGAACATTCGCTTTTATCTGCGGGATTATTCTAAGCACCTGCCTTTCAGGCAGCGGCGCGCTGTCTGCCTCCGTTTTATGTCTGGTCGCCTTCGCTTTTTACGCGCTTGCCGTCCCACTGCACCATCTTTTCAATCAGGATTACGATGACAGTGGAGTACAGTTTGTTACAAGCATGTGCGTAGTCGGGCTTGCCGGTCAAATTTTTGGTTACCTGTTGATGGGAAAACCGCGATTTACCCGTATGCCTACACCAACAAACACATCATCCTTCGGGTTGTCAGTCATTATCCTCGGAACACTTGCGCTCATCATCGCCATTGGCGCCACTTCTGGATTCTCAGCCTATTTTCAGGCGGGTTACGCCGGTCGCGCACTTCTGAAACGTGAGGTGGGGCCGGTCGAGCTTGGCCTGTATTATATTGTTGTAGGATATCTTTTTGTGGCCTTTAACTGGCTGTTTCGTACCAGTGGCAGGCGTTCTGTCGGTATGGGATTTTTTCTACTGGGTTTCCTTGGTGTATTTGTTGTGTATGTCAGCTTCCTTGGCATCAGAAGACCTAGCTTTTTTATGGTATTTTCACTCGTAACGCTCTACTTTTTGAGCATCCGTGGCAAGGCATCGAAATCCATATTGTTTCTAACGCTCTTCATGGCATTCTTATTCGGGATTTTCGCGCAGTTTCGTCAGGTATTATCCGACCATGGCGCCATGGAAGCACTGACATATGTCTTTACGCATTTTGATTTTTC from the Legionella geestiana genome contains:
- a CDS encoding oligosaccharide repeat unit polymerase; the encoded protein is MNTGFTAARPTLTQHYLRMAFLGLFVISLLVAFFCQWSGTSDAIIKSGTFAFICGIILSTCLSGSGALSASVLCLVAFAFYALAVPLHHLFNQDYDDSGVQFVTSMCVVGLAGQIFGYLLMGKPRFTRMPTPTNTSSFGLSVIILGTLALIIAIGATSGFSAYFQAGYAGRALLKREVGPVELGLYYIVVGYLFVAFNWLFRTSGRRSVGMGFFLLGFLGVFVVYVSFLGIRRPSFFMVFSLVTLYFLSIRGKASKSILFLTLFMAFLFGIFAQFRQVLSDHGAMEALTYVFTHFDFSWFDLSSSELGAPFRTMLDVKDTWFADGWQWGRSYVDALVNVFPSSLVKYRDSLSVEYTNAFFTQDYIAIGGNMGFFPVTEAYLNFGAPGVFFEFFILGLFIKYVENRAIEQADVLHTVICAIMVPWFFFFLRTDFSSFLKSFTYSIIPVFFAYTLYAIAQMFRQNPPLKTV